From the Solanum lycopersicum chromosome 10, SLM_r2.1 genome, one window contains:
- the LOC101264469 gene encoding soluble inorganic pyrophosphatase 6, chloroplastic isoform X1 produces MAAASATVRVSANNTITASLISKSPLQKPSIFHLCFRNGAAAAQRNRLFSCSAIYNPQIQIKQHGQPETLDYRVFFAEDSGKKVSPWHDIPLNLGDGVFNFIAEIPKESSAKMEVATDEQYTPIKQDTKKGKLRYYPYNINWNYGLLPQTWEDPSLANAEVEGAFGDNDPVDVVEIGESRAKMGQVLKVKPLAALAMIDEGELDWKIVAISLDDPRASLVNDIDDVEKHFPVCLSAGTLTAIMDWFRDYKIPDGKPANKFGLGNKPANKDYALKVIMETNESWAKLVKRSIPAGDLSLI; encoded by the exons ATGGCGGCTGCAAGTGCAACAGTGAGGGTATCAGCAAACAACACTATAACAGCTTCACTAATATCGAAAAGTCCTCTCCAAAAGCCCAGCATTTTCCACCTATGCTTCCGTAATGGAGCTGCTGCTGCACAAAGGAATCGACTTTTCAGTTGCAGTGCTATTTACAATCCCCAAATTCAAATCAAACAACACGGACAGCCTGAAACGTTGGATTATCGTGTATTTTTTGCGGAAGATTCCGGCAAAAAG GTATCCCCTTGGCATGATATACCACTTAACTTAGGTGATGGTGTTTTCAATTTCATTGCTGAAATTCCCAAAGAATCAAGTGCAAAGATGGAAGTTGCTACTGATGAGCAGTACACCCCAATTAAACAAGACACAAAGAAGGGAAAACTTAGATACTATCC ATATAACATTAACTGGAACTATGGATTGCTTCCTCAAACCTGGGAAGACCCTTCATTGGCAAATGCTGAAGTTGAGGGGGCATTTGGAGATAATGACCCTG TTGATGTTGTCGAGATTGGGGAAAGTCGTGCTAAAATGGGCCAGGTCTTGAAGGTCAAACCTTTAGCTGCTTTGGCAATGATTGATGAAGGAGAACTTGACTGGAAAATAGTTGCTATATCTCTAGATGATCCCCGAGCTTCACTTGTCaatgatattgatgatgttgAGAAGCATTTCCCGGTATGTTTGAGTGCA GGCACTCTGACAGCTATCATGGACTGGTTTAGAGACTATAAGATTCCTGATGGGAAGCCTGCAAACAAGTTTGGACTTGGGAACAAGCCAGCTAACAAG GATTATGCACTTAAGGTTATTATGGAAACCAACGAGTCTTGGGCAAAGCTTGTCAAGAGATCCATTCCTGCTGGTGATCTTTCACTTATATAG
- the LOC101264469 gene encoding soluble inorganic pyrophosphatase 6, chloroplastic isoform X2 has protein sequence MAAASATVRVSANNTITASLISKSPLQKPSIFHLCFRNGAAAAQRNRLFSCSAIYNPQIQIKQHGQPETLDYRVFFAEDSGKKVSPWHDIPLNLGDGVFNFIAEIPKESSAKMEVATDEQYTPIKQDTKKGKLRYYPYNINWNYGLLPQTWEDPSLANAEVEGAFGDNDPVDVVEIGESRAKMGQVLKVKPLAALAMIDEGELDWKIVAISLDDPRASLVNDIDDVEKHFPGTLTAIMDWFRDYKIPDGKPANKFGLGNKPANKDYALKVIMETNESWAKLVKRSIPAGDLSLI, from the exons ATGGCGGCTGCAAGTGCAACAGTGAGGGTATCAGCAAACAACACTATAACAGCTTCACTAATATCGAAAAGTCCTCTCCAAAAGCCCAGCATTTTCCACCTATGCTTCCGTAATGGAGCTGCTGCTGCACAAAGGAATCGACTTTTCAGTTGCAGTGCTATTTACAATCCCCAAATTCAAATCAAACAACACGGACAGCCTGAAACGTTGGATTATCGTGTATTTTTTGCGGAAGATTCCGGCAAAAAG GTATCCCCTTGGCATGATATACCACTTAACTTAGGTGATGGTGTTTTCAATTTCATTGCTGAAATTCCCAAAGAATCAAGTGCAAAGATGGAAGTTGCTACTGATGAGCAGTACACCCCAATTAAACAAGACACAAAGAAGGGAAAACTTAGATACTATCC ATATAACATTAACTGGAACTATGGATTGCTTCCTCAAACCTGGGAAGACCCTTCATTGGCAAATGCTGAAGTTGAGGGGGCATTTGGAGATAATGACCCTG TTGATGTTGTCGAGATTGGGGAAAGTCGTGCTAAAATGGGCCAGGTCTTGAAGGTCAAACCTTTAGCTGCTTTGGCAATGATTGATGAAGGAGAACTTGACTGGAAAATAGTTGCTATATCTCTAGATGATCCCCGAGCTTCACTTGTCaatgatattgatgatgttgAGAAGCATTTCCCG GGCACTCTGACAGCTATCATGGACTGGTTTAGAGACTATAAGATTCCTGATGGGAAGCCTGCAAACAAGTTTGGACTTGGGAACAAGCCAGCTAACAAG GATTATGCACTTAAGGTTATTATGGAAACCAACGAGTCTTGGGCAAAGCTTGTCAAGAGATCCATTCCTGCTGGTGATCTTTCACTTATATAG
- the LOC101264469 gene encoding soluble inorganic pyrophosphatase 6, chloroplastic isoform X3 translates to MAAASATVRVSANNTITASLISKSPLQKPSIFHLCFRNGAAAAQRNRLFSCSAIYNPQIQIKQHGQPETLDYRVFFAEDSGKKVSPWHDIPLNLGDGVFNFIAEIPKESSAKMEVATDEQYTPIKQDTKKGKLRYYPYNINWNYGLLPQTWEDPSLANAEVEGAFGDNDPVDVVEIGESRAKMGQVLKVKPLAALAMIDEGELDWKIVAISLDDPRASLVNDIDDVEKHFPVCLSAGTLTAIMDWFRDYKIPDGKPANKFGLGNKPANKA, encoded by the exons ATGGCGGCTGCAAGTGCAACAGTGAGGGTATCAGCAAACAACACTATAACAGCTTCACTAATATCGAAAAGTCCTCTCCAAAAGCCCAGCATTTTCCACCTATGCTTCCGTAATGGAGCTGCTGCTGCACAAAGGAATCGACTTTTCAGTTGCAGTGCTATTTACAATCCCCAAATTCAAATCAAACAACACGGACAGCCTGAAACGTTGGATTATCGTGTATTTTTTGCGGAAGATTCCGGCAAAAAG GTATCCCCTTGGCATGATATACCACTTAACTTAGGTGATGGTGTTTTCAATTTCATTGCTGAAATTCCCAAAGAATCAAGTGCAAAGATGGAAGTTGCTACTGATGAGCAGTACACCCCAATTAAACAAGACACAAAGAAGGGAAAACTTAGATACTATCC ATATAACATTAACTGGAACTATGGATTGCTTCCTCAAACCTGGGAAGACCCTTCATTGGCAAATGCTGAAGTTGAGGGGGCATTTGGAGATAATGACCCTG TTGATGTTGTCGAGATTGGGGAAAGTCGTGCTAAAATGGGCCAGGTCTTGAAGGTCAAACCTTTAGCTGCTTTGGCAATGATTGATGAAGGAGAACTTGACTGGAAAATAGTTGCTATATCTCTAGATGATCCCCGAGCTTCACTTGTCaatgatattgatgatgttgAGAAGCATTTCCCGGTATGTTTGAGTGCA GGCACTCTGACAGCTATCATGGACTGGTTTAGAGACTATAAGATTCCTGATGGGAAGCCTGCAAACAAGTTTGGACTTGGGAACAAGCCAGCTAACAAG GCATGA
- the LOC101264469 gene encoding soluble inorganic pyrophosphatase 6, chloroplastic isoform X4, whose amino-acid sequence MAAASATVRVSANNTITASLISKSPLQKPSIFHLCFRNGAAAAQRNRLFSCSAIYNPQIQIKQHGQPETLDYRVFFAEDSGKKVSPWHDIPLNLGDGVFNFIAEIPKESSAKMEVATDEQYTPIKQDTKKGKLRYYPYNINWNYGLLPQTWEDPSLANAEVEGAFGDNDPVDVVEIGESRAKMGQVLKVKPLAALAMIDEGELDWKIVAISLDDPRASLVNDIDDVEKHFPGTLTAIMDWFRDYKIPDGKPANKFGLGNKPANKA is encoded by the exons ATGGCGGCTGCAAGTGCAACAGTGAGGGTATCAGCAAACAACACTATAACAGCTTCACTAATATCGAAAAGTCCTCTCCAAAAGCCCAGCATTTTCCACCTATGCTTCCGTAATGGAGCTGCTGCTGCACAAAGGAATCGACTTTTCAGTTGCAGTGCTATTTACAATCCCCAAATTCAAATCAAACAACACGGACAGCCTGAAACGTTGGATTATCGTGTATTTTTTGCGGAAGATTCCGGCAAAAAG GTATCCCCTTGGCATGATATACCACTTAACTTAGGTGATGGTGTTTTCAATTTCATTGCTGAAATTCCCAAAGAATCAAGTGCAAAGATGGAAGTTGCTACTGATGAGCAGTACACCCCAATTAAACAAGACACAAAGAAGGGAAAACTTAGATACTATCC ATATAACATTAACTGGAACTATGGATTGCTTCCTCAAACCTGGGAAGACCCTTCATTGGCAAATGCTGAAGTTGAGGGGGCATTTGGAGATAATGACCCTG TTGATGTTGTCGAGATTGGGGAAAGTCGTGCTAAAATGGGCCAGGTCTTGAAGGTCAAACCTTTAGCTGCTTTGGCAATGATTGATGAAGGAGAACTTGACTGGAAAATAGTTGCTATATCTCTAGATGATCCCCGAGCTTCACTTGTCaatgatattgatgatgttgAGAAGCATTTCCCG GGCACTCTGACAGCTATCATGGACTGGTTTAGAGACTATAAGATTCCTGATGGGAAGCCTGCAAACAAGTTTGGACTTGGGAACAAGCCAGCTAACAAG GCATGA